GCCTGCTGGCATTACCAAGAAGTCCACCTCTGGACAGTGGCTGTCTGCCCGGGGCTCAGGAACGACCATGGCCACCGCTGCGAGGTCACAGGGGGCCTGCAGGGACTGCTGCTGTTGGCACTACAGAGCAGCTGCCCGTGGGACATGTCGGGTTGGGTCAGGGCTGGGGTGTGGTGCAGCGGGGCCTCCACGACCTCCCTCGCCCTCTCGGGAGACCAGCACGCACGGGGCAGGCTCGGGCACAGGAAGGGCCTTCTTTCCACAGACGTCCTGGGAAAGGGGGGCGTAACACAAGGAGATGGCTCTTGTTCTAAAATTGTGTCTGTAGACTTACTCTTCACCTAGAAGCACTGTCCCAGGACTCTCCCTGCTCGCGTGCCTTAATAAAGAGTTTTTACCCCTTGTCTCTGCTGGGCGCGGCACGTTGTCTGAGGAATGTGGCGAGAGCAGTGGGAACAGACACTGGCCCTCAcggtctccctcttcccccacccccaccccacaccgcGGACCCTGTGGCAGGCAGGAAGCCCGCTCCTCGCAGCCCCACAAACGGCTTGTCCTGCTGAGGAGACAGTGCGGGATTCAGAAAACTCCCCTCTTCCACACCTCCAGAGGTGGCCAGGTCCTTACTTGCCTTGACAAAAACCTTGTGGATAACATGGAACCATACTGGCTTTATTGCATTATTTAGAAGGTAAGCAGAAATGGGGTGGGTTGCCCAGGGTCCCGTCACTAGCCGGTAAACGTATGAACTTCCCTTGGGTTTGGGGTCTCCTGTTCCCGTGGCCTCTGGCTGGGTGACAGGATGGAGAATTCTCCTAAGTGCCCACAGGTGCCTGGCCTCGCTCCTGGAGTGCCTGGTCAGTGAGTGTGGGTCATGGCCCTGTGTGGGGTTTGGGGCTCTTCCCCTGCGGTCCTAGGAACCCACAGTCTACTTTCTGCCTCTGGTTTTACCTATTCCGAGCATTTCGtatggtttcaggtaaacatctctatagcctttgaactgttgattaggttgtgtgcccatctatttctccacatttttttttctaatttattgattttagtgagagaggaagggacagagagacaggaattttGGTcttctgtatgtgacctgactagggatcgaactggcaacctctacgcTTCCAGATGACACTAACTGACCCAGCtctccggccagggctatttctccacattcttaccaacacaattttttgaaaaaagcgTGACCAGCttagtgtgtgtgaagttatatctcactgtggttttgacgTTGCATTTTTCAAGTGACCACGGACGTTGGGcatttcatgtgcttgttggccacGAGTTTATCTCtggcaataatttattcaagGGTTCTGCCCGTTTCAGTTGGGTTGTTTGTCCTTTTTGTTGTTGGGTTGCAGGAGTTCTTTACACGTTTTGGACACTAGGTGGGTTTTAATCTTTCTGCAGGTAACTCCTGTGTCTGCCAAGACCAAGAACTGATTGGACAGCACCAGGGACAAACCAGCCCACGTCCTCCGCTCCAGGGACCCAGAGTGGAGTACCTGAGTGGCCTCTGTAACCCGGTGTCGGTCAACCGGAGGCTCTCTGGTGGGGGCTGACGGCCGATTTCAGTGAGAACCTCACAAATAAgagcctgagtgtgtgtgtgtgtggggggggttccCATGTCGCCAGACGGCTTGCGCAGGCCAGCGGCATTCAGTGCACCGCGAAATGGGTTCCTCCTCCAGTGGTGACTAGAAAGGTCTGCACCCCGTCTCCCACAGCTTGTCCAGTGCAGGACGGAGGACAAAGTGAACCCCCGTACTAGGCCTTAGCCACGAGCCGCACTAGGAACTGAACCCCACCATCGGTGCACCTGCTTCTCGGCCCCTCGAGGGAAACTGGCCGGATGAGAACGCAGTTCCTTCCCCCACAAGCaactgcctccctgtctccaccTCAGCTCTCGGAGAGTCCGCATCGTTCTCCGTGCCACAGAGAGCCTCCTGCTGTCCCTCAGAGGACGCCTGGCAGAGCCTCCTGCTGTCCCTCAGAGGACGCCTGGCAGAGCCTCCTGACTGTCCCCGCGGCCCCTCGGCCTGCCCCAGTCTGGAGGACGGCGGGTGTGGCCGCCCCACAGCCGTTGCTGGTTGAGGGAGCCTGCCTCTGCTGCCTACTCGGAGCAGCTGGAAGCTAAAAAAAGTACCAGCCCTGTTCACCCTGGCAGCCCACAGAGCACCAGGCCCAGGGTGCCCAGCAGCAGTGGTCTGGGACACAGGGAGAGGGCCTTGCTGCCCTTGGGGGTGAATTCACAGCCGCCTTTCCAGAGCCTGCTGCAGTCCGGACTTCAACTGTTGAGCACCGAGGATCTGACTAGAACACAGGTGGTGCAGAGTGAACTAGCGTGCCAGGGTGGTGCCACTCCACGGGCCATCCCTGCCTTAGACCGCTCACGTTCACACTGGCCGGGGGAGCAGTTTGGAGAGTCTGGTGTGAAATCACACAGCAGAAGAGCCTGAGTCCGGCCTCCCTGCGGGCGAGAGGCCCCAGCCCATCAGACAGCATCCTCTCGGTGCAAACGTGACCCCACACCGTCCCCAGTCCCACGCTCTGGGTTTCATCCTTAGCTTCCTCACTGACTTAAGTGCAGACAAACTATAATgttattggtgtgtgtgtgtgtgtgggggggtgtttaGAAGCCCATTTTTCTGATTAGAAAAGTATACTTTTGAAAACTACAAGCATGTCATGTACCAGGGGAAAGGCCCTTGTTTAGAACCaggagcagcagccctagatgaTGGGTGAGCTGTGTCACCCTCCCTGGGCCCAGGGCCCTTCCATCCCTGGAGGAGGTCGTACCTGTTCTAGAGCCCCTGTAGGCTCTGGGTTTGCTCCCGGGGCTACAAACCTGGCCAGCTGAGTCCCGAGGTCTTAGGGGGAAAGGCGTGTCTGGAACCAACGTCAGGAAGTGCTTCTTTGTGTGGCCTGGACGCTAGCTCAGAGGCAGCTTCTCTGGAGGTGGGTTCTGGCCCACTCGGGTCTCGAACCAGGTGGCTCCTGAGCTAACACTGGATCGGCTTCACTTTCCCTCAGTGCCACCGGGAAGATGGGCGTCGCTGTGGGAGTAGGGATCACACATCCCTCACTCAGAGTGGTAAGATCGTGAGAAAGGAGATTAGGCCTGGccggtggtggggcagtggacagagagtagacttggaacactgagggccccagtttgaaaccccaaggttgccggcttgagtgcaggatcaacatgatcccaaggtcgctggcttgagcaaggggtcactagctgggctggagccccccagtcaaggcacgtacgagacagcattaaatgaacaactaaagtgccgctatgacgagttgatgcttctcatctctctcccttcctgcctgtctgtccctccctctctctaaaataaatatgaaccATACCGCCTCCAGGTTTACTCCAAACCCCTCTGGCCAAACTTCCAAAACGCCAAACAGCTGCTTACGAGAGCCCAGCCTGAGTcacatatgtttttcttttattcttgttcACATTCTTGGaagcatagctctgttgcagcAGGAAGGGTACCAAAGGTAGGGACGCCTGGGAGGGGGGGCGGACCCTCcactctgtctcccccccccacctctgccaGCCTTCAGTGGGAACACAGGCTTCAGCTGAGAGCATTCACATGGGCACTGTGGAGGCCGGTGGGCACACCAGACCACCCAGGAGGGCCCAGCCTCTGCTGTCCAGCGAGGCCCAGCAGCAGCGAGCCGGCCACCCTCGGCTCTGGGCAGGCAGGCAGCACAGAACCTCAGCCCCCCCAGCGGGGAAGGGGCTCTCCCAGGGGCCTTGGCTACCCAAAAAGGAAGCTCGCCTGGCTGGAGCCTTCCCGAGGTGTGAGGTGGGCGGCACATCAGGCTGTGCTCCCACTCCAGGGCGGAGGGGGGCTCGACAAGCAAACTAGACCACGGACGACACTGGAAGACGCAACCACAAGCTGCACTCCGCAGGCACCAGGCGCCCAGCCCACGGGGATAAACACACACGTGGCATTTGCCATCCTGTACCAGACGCCCACCGATGCCCGCAGCTGGCACCTGAGAAGCACCCtctcaacagaaaaacaaagctggCCTCATCCCCTGCCCAGGAAGGCAGAAACCCTGTTCTGTCGGTAGAGTCACTGCTGGTGACCACGGCCCAAGCCCAGTGTCCTGGGGTGAACCCGGAGGGCGGAGGGAGTGTGTGAGTGGCTGGCATTCCAGGTGATGGCAGGCCACGCTCTCCGGGCTGAGAGGCTTCCAGCGACTGTGACCTGTGCCCTGCTGGCCCCGCGGGAACACACACTCTTCTGCTCGGCTGACGGCAGATGCTCTCCGACCGACGCCCGGGAGGGAGAAGCCTGCAGCTCACGGCAGCGTCAGCACCCGCGCTgcccgccctgccctgcccacccacacAGCAGCCCCTCGGGGTCCTGCAGGCCCCGGTACAGCGCGTAGCCGGCCTCCTCAACCTCCTGCTGGCGCAGGCCGGCGAGCACGTTCACCCAGGGGTTGAAGTGGCAGGGCAGGCTGGCCCGCTCCAGGCTGCCCACCAGCAGCTCCAAAACCTGCAGAAAGCGCTCCCCCAAGGCCTCCTCGGCCCAGTCCGCCTCCTCCTCGCCCAGACGCAGAACCACCTGGGTCAAGGGGGCCCGGGTCAGCTTCCCCAGGGCCGGGTGGCCACAACAGACGCcgcacagcagcagcagcagccgctgGCGGGTCCCGGCATCGCGGTCGTCCAGAGCTCGCAGCCTGGCGGCCTCCAGCGGGTACAAGTCCTGCAGCCAGAAGTTCCCGGCCAGCCCCTCCAGGGGCCGGGCCAGGAGGAGGCAGTCTTCCGCGCCGGGGCCCGTGACCGCCAGCAGCACAGCGACCGTGAGCTCCAGGCGCTCGTGCTGCACCTCCAGCAGCAGGTCCTCGGAGGCCACGCTGGGCCGGATCAGGCACCCACAGAGGCTGCCGATGGCCGGCCAGTTGACGGCGACGGTCAGCGTCTTGCGCAGCAGTTCCAGCAGAACCCGGGAAGAGAGGTAGCCGCCCACCAGGAAGCGGTCCCAGGGGCTGCTGCCCCGGGAGCAGAATTCAAGACGAGTCCTGCGCACGGCCCAGCAGCGAGGGTCCCCGGCCACAGTGTCCGTGCCGGGCACCAGGTCCCACAGGCCCGGCTCCAGCACCAGGGGTGCCAGAAGCCGCACGTAGTCAGCAGCCCCGGCCTGCAGCCCG
The DNA window shown above is from Saccopteryx bilineata isolate mSacBil1 chromosome 2, mSacBil1_pri_phased_curated, whole genome shotgun sequence and carries:
- the MIEF2 gene encoding mitochondrial dynamics protein MID49 isoform X2: MAAFFQKRGKRHQDDVLGSVLDFLLANARLVLGVGGAAVLAIATLAVKRLIDRATGPQDEDDAKGDPTGLEDSWKELSLLKATPRRPPRTPPAALSQPLLLPAPSLLAPAPLCLTFQEKLLAFERDHVSIPVAQVALAKQLAGDIALELQAHLQNKFPELPFGALVPGGPLYDGLQAGAADYVRLLAPLVLEPGLWDLVPGTDTVAGDPRCWAVRRTRLEFCSRGSSPWDRFLVGGYLSSRVLLELLRKTLTVAVNWPAIGSLCGCLIRPSVASEDLLLEVQHERLELTVAVLLAVTGPGAEDCLLLARPLEGLAGNFWLQDLYPLEAARLRALDDRDAGTRQRLLLLLCGVCCGHPALGKLTRAPLTQVVLRLGEEEADWAEEALGERFLQVLELLVGSLERASLPCHFNPWVNVLAGLRQQEVEEAGYALYRGLQDPEGLLCGWAGQGGQRGC
- the MIEF2 gene encoding mitochondrial dynamics protein MID49 isoform X1, with the protein product MAAFFQKRGKRHQDDVLGSVLDFLLANARLVLGVGGAAVLAIATLAVKRLIDRATGPQDEDDAKGDPTGLEDSWKELSLLKATPRRPPRTPPAALSQPLLLPAPSLLAPDRPAGADPRPSPQLCSPAPLCLTFQEKLLAFERDHVSIPVAQVALAKQLAGDIALELQAHLQNKFPELPFGALVPGGPLYDGLQAGAADYVRLLAPLVLEPGLWDLVPGTDTVAGDPRCWAVRRTRLEFCSRGSSPWDRFLVGGYLSSRVLLELLRKTLTVAVNWPAIGSLCGCLIRPSVASEDLLLEVQHERLELTVAVLLAVTGPGAEDCLLLARPLEGLAGNFWLQDLYPLEAARLRALDDRDAGTRQRLLLLLCGVCCGHPALGKLTRAPLTQVVLRLGEEEADWAEEALGERFLQVLELLVGSLERASLPCHFNPWVNVLAGLRQQEVEEAGYALYRGLQDPEGLLCGWAGQGGQRGC